The Longimicrobiaceae bacterium sequence CGAAGTTGGCGGTATCCACCGGCCACGCGATGCTGTCGAACTCCAGCGCGATGCTGTCGTACTGCGCGGTGGTGAAGCCGCCCGCGGGGTTCATCGTGTCCGCCACGATGATCATGTGCGGGCTGACCGAGCGCACCATGCCGGTGCGGACGCTGGCAGTGCCGCTGCACGAGCTGTTCGTGTTCAGGTCCATCAGCGTGCCCACCGCGGGCGTGCCGGCGGTCAGCACGCGCCGCGAGCCCGAGCCCGTGCGGTAGTAGCGGGCCGCGTTCCCCGTCTGCCCGGCCGCGATGCGCGACGAGCGGCTGCCCATCAGCGCCCCGATCTTGCCCGCGTCCTTCTCCAGGATCGCCACGTCGCCGCCGTCGACCACCTGGTCGAACGAGGTGGACATGGCGCCGGAGAGGCCCAGCCGCGCGCTCGTGCCCGGCAGGAGGTTCGGCGAGGGGGGACCGGTCACCGCCTGGATGCCGCTCGCCGTCAGCGTGAGCGACAGCGCGCCGCTGGTCGAAAGGTTGATGGGCATGTAGGTGTACTCGGCCGCGCCGCCGGCGCCGCCGCCCAGGCAGACGTTGGCCGCGCCCGGCATGGTCGCCGTGTACACGCCGCCCACCGACAGGTTGGGGCAGACCCCGATGGTGGCGGTGCCCGATACCGAGCCCGCCGTGGCGGTGATCTGCGCCGTTCCCGGAGCCACCGCGGTGATGTTGCCCGAGGCGTCCACCGTGGCCACCGCGGGGTTCGACGTGCCCCACGTGATCGGCTGGTTCGTGGGCGTGCCCGCGAACGAGCGCGTGATGCCGGTGATGGTCTGCGATCCGCCCGCCAGCACGAACGGCGCCGTCGACACGTCGACGTAGCCGTTGGGGAAGCGCACCTCGGCGGCCACGTAGACCTTGAAGGTGAACGTGGTCACCGTCGGGTCGACGTTGAAGATCCAGTGCTTGGCCGAAGACGTCTCGGTGTTCGACAGGATGCCGTCGGCGCCCAGCTGGGTGCCCACGTACTGGTAGAACGACTGCGCCGCCGCTGTGAACGTGCCCACCCCGTCGGCGTTGGACACCGAGGCCGAGCCGCTGCCGGTGGCTACCGTGGGCTCCTGCGCGAAGAAGACGCGCACGCCGTTGGGGTCGGCCGTGGTGCCGTCGGTGGTGGCCAGCGCCTGCGGGATCAGGTTCTGGACCGTGACGTCGAACTCGAATGCGTGGTTGCCCGCCGTGTCGTAGGCGATGTTGGACGAGGTCAGCTTCACCAGCTGGTTCTGCCCGCCAACGACCACGTAGCCGCGCACCGCCGCCGGCAGAGCCGCCTCGCCGCAGGCGACCGTGTGGGCCGCCACGCTGACGCGGCACTCCATGCTCGCGAGCACCGCGCCGCCGCCGCCGGATGCGGGCGGCTGCGTGACCGACACCGGATCGCCGCGGTCGCCGCAGGCCGCGAGGGCCAAGGCGCACAGCAGGGTGCCCGCGCGGGCGGCGCGGGAACGCATGAGTTCCATGGGAGCATCCGTGAGAAGAGGTGGAGACGGCTGCCGAGCGGCTGCCGGTACAGCAGAGGACGGGCGATGATGGTGCAATCTGTAGCAGCTGTCCGCTAATGTCAACGGGCGTTTACCGATGCGGAGGGTCACCGGCGTCCGCCTTTGCCGCCGTGACGCGCAACGGGAGCGGTGCAGCTAAAGCCTTTCTCCGCAAACCGATGCGTACACTGCGGCCTCCGTGCGACATTGCATGGGTGCCCATCCACCGAGTCTTTGGCGTCCTGGTGTCGCGAATGCGGCACGGGATGAGCCCGAAGCGGCGGTCGGCCATCTCCCCGTCTTCCGCGCCGTACGTCGAGTAGGGGCCCTCCAGGTCTGGAAGGCCCCCTGCCGTGCTCATCCTCCGCGCGCTCATCCTCCGACAGCCGGCCGGGCGGATCTTCCTGATCGGCCGGCGTTCACCCGGCGGAGCTACCGAATGCCGGAGAGCTCCAGCACCGCGGCCGAGCGCGCCGTCTCACTTCGTGCGGATCACGACGACGGCGAGGCCCGGGCCCGGCACGGTGTTGCTGAGCCCTGCGAACGCGGACGCGGCGACGCCCATCCGCACGTAGCCCGCGCCGCCCCCGCCCGCGACCGTGAACGCCTGCGCCACGCCGTTGGCCGCGTCGCGCTTGCCCAGCGGATACACGGCCGCGCCGCCGCCGTAGCTGAGCCCGCCGGGGCCGTAGATGGAGCGGAAGTTCCAGCTCGGCTGCCGGTGCTGCGCCGCCACGCCGGGCACCGCGTCGTCGGCGTACATCGCCACGGCCCAGTCGCGGAACCAGGGGCGCGGGTCGGTGCCCAGGCGGTTCGCCAGGTTGGTGAAGCCCGTGTCGGGCGAGAACGCCAGCGACGACCAGAAGGCGCTCTCCGGCGTGCCCTTCCGGTCCACCGCGTAGCGCAGGAAGCTCCACGAGGCGCCGCGGATGGCCAGGTTGTCGGCGTTCCGGAACGGGCCCGCCGTGTCCGGCCGCAGCAGCCACTGCCGCAGCCGGCCGAAGTTGGCCTCCTCGAACTCGAAGAAGCGGTCGATCTGCGCCTGGCTGGCCGTGACCTTCGCCAGGTCGATGTTCTCGCCAGGGGTGTGGCCCGTCGCCGCGTAGTAGACCTCCTCCTCGGCGACGTGGCTCATCCCCTCGTTCAGCCACACCTGCTCCAGCGGGAACGGCCCGCCCGCGCCGTACAGGCGGCGCGAGGCGTTGATCAGGTGCTGGAACTCGTGCCCCAGCGTGCCGATGGTCACCGACCTCACGAACGCCGCCGAGCGGACGTTGCCGTGCGAGCCCGCGGGGTCCGGCGCCAGCATGTAGAACATCTCGCCCTGGTTGCTCCCCGCGCACGACGCGGTGCCGAACAGGTCGCGCGAG is a genomic window containing:
- a CDS encoding Ig-like domain-containing protein, whose translation is MELMRSRAARAGTLLCALALAACGDRGDPVSVTQPPASGGGGAVLASMECRVSVAAHTVACGEAALPAAVRGYVVVGGQNQLVKLTSSNIAYDTAGNHAFEFDVTVQNLIPQALATTDGTTADPNGVRVFFAQEPTVATGSGSASVSNADGVGTFTAAAQSFYQYVGTQLGADGILSNTETSSAKHWIFNVDPTVTTFTFKVYVAAEVRFPNGYVDVSTAPFVLAGGSQTITGITRSFAGTPTNQPITWGTSNPAVATVDASGNITAVAPGTAQITATAGSVSGTATIGVCPNLSVGGVYTATMPGAANVCLGGGAGGAAEYTYMPINLSTSGALSLTLTASGIQAVTGPPSPNLLPGTSARLGLSGAMSTSFDQVVDGGDVAILEKDAGKIGALMGSRSSRIAAGQTGNAARYYRTGSGSRRVLTAGTPAVGTLMDLNTNSSCSGTASVRTGMVRSVSPHMIIVADTMNPAGGFTTAQYDSIALEFDSIAWPVDTANFGAITDEDGNGHVVAFFTRAVNELSPPASSQVTLGFFASKDLFSNDPSTGCTNSNMGEMFYMLVPDPSGAVNSNVRTVSSFRTGSFNSVGTMGHEFQHMINAFRRAYVTNASALEVGWLNEGLSHIAEELMFYRMSKGLAPKQNLP